The following proteins are co-located in the Shouchella hunanensis genome:
- a CDS encoding CaiB/BaiF CoA transferase family protein yields the protein MNLSNGPLTGIRIVDASTVLAAPFAASLLGDMGAEVIKVELPQTGDPLRGLGPYKEEEPLRWPGMSRNKQSLTLDIRQKEGQEIFKDLLKDADILIENFRPNTLERWGLGYEELKQVNPKLVMARQSGYGQTGPYAEKAGFGTPATAFSGYTYLQGFSDRHPVSPAFSLMDYISGVFLALGSVSALYNRDAGGTGQGQVVELGLYEAMFRMMDFLVAEYDQLGKVRERAPMLHGHSSPAGTYRTKDHHWVVLVCSTQRTWERLAKAMEREELIECQRYRTNADRMENDEELQEIVSDFISLNNRDELQQKLDRFGVPISPIMNIKDIFENEQYQARENILEVDHPRLGKVKVPGIVPKFSETPGRIRHRAPDLGEHTEIILKRLGYSEERITKLKESGVV from the coding sequence ATGAATTTATCGAATGGTCCATTAACAGGTATTCGTATCGTTGATGCTTCGACAGTGCTAGCGGCCCCTTTTGCGGCAAGTTTGTTAGGGGATATGGGGGCAGAGGTCATAAAGGTGGAGCTTCCACAGACTGGTGACCCGTTACGTGGTCTCGGTCCTTATAAGGAGGAAGAACCATTGCGATGGCCAGGAATGTCTCGAAACAAACAATCATTGACGTTAGATATTCGTCAAAAAGAAGGACAAGAAATCTTTAAAGATCTACTAAAAGACGCTGATATTCTCATTGAGAATTTTCGTCCGAACACACTAGAGCGATGGGGACTTGGATATGAGGAATTGAAACAAGTCAATCCTAAGCTTGTGATGGCGAGACAATCAGGATACGGACAGACAGGACCTTATGCAGAAAAGGCTGGCTTTGGCACTCCTGCTACGGCGTTTTCAGGATACACGTATTTACAAGGGTTTTCTGATCGGCATCCAGTAAGTCCTGCTTTCTCGTTAATGGACTATATTTCTGGGGTGTTTTTAGCCTTAGGCTCAGTAAGCGCGCTTTACAATCGCGATGCAGGTGGAACGGGGCAAGGACAGGTAGTGGAATTAGGTTTATATGAGGCGATGTTTAGAATGATGGATTTTCTAGTTGCGGAATATGATCAGTTAGGGAAGGTACGCGAGCGTGCGCCAATGTTGCACGGTCATTCAAGTCCAGCTGGCACGTATCGTACAAAGGATCATCATTGGGTTGTGCTTGTTTGTAGTACGCAACGAACTTGGGAACGTCTAGCAAAAGCAATGGAACGAGAGGAGTTAATTGAGTGTCAACGCTATCGAACAAATGCTGATCGAATGGAAAACGATGAAGAATTGCAAGAAATTGTAAGCGATTTTATATCATTGAACAATCGTGATGAATTACAGCAAAAGCTTGATCGATTCGGTGTACCGATTTCGCCAATAATGAATATTAAGGACATCTTTGAAAATGAACAGTATCAAGCGCGAGAAAACATCCTTGAAGTAGACCATCCTCGCTTAGGAAAAGTGAAGGTTCCTGGAATTGTTCCGAAATTCTCCGAAACCCCAGGTCGTATACGGCACCGAGCTCCCGATTTAGGTGAGCATACCGAAATCATTTTAAAACGATTAGGTTA